The following is a genomic window from Malus sylvestris chromosome 12, drMalSylv7.2, whole genome shotgun sequence.
aattcttctgtataaatgctgacgtggcttgaggCGGGGCCcgctttctattaaaaaataataaaaaattattaaaaactaaaaaaaatcatttaatattttttaaatattaaaataataattaattaaagaaaagttaaaataaaaaataaaaaaaaaccaatcttcatcttccccgACCCCCCTTCCGTGCAACCCacccctttcttccccctctcATCACCcatcctcctcatcctcctccgcaCCCACTACatgcaacccagaaaagaaaaaaaaataaaaaaataaaaaaaaaccatgttcatcttccccgaccccccctttccctgcaacccaaatcTCGTTTTCCCCAAACCCACCCCTTTCTTCCCCCAGATCCAACACAAACGTCTACATTGCaacctaaaaaaaaacccatatccCGTCTACGCCGCCATCGCCGGGTTCATGAGGTGGAATGGGGAAACCCCCCTCGCCAGGCTGATTCCACGGGTGGAGAAATTGGGCACGGAGAAAATCGGGGGAATgggtgtggatttaaggagtggggTGTGTAGAGGAGGGTGCGAGGATGGGtgcggaggaggaggtggaggatgggtgcgCGGTGGGTTTCGGGAAGACAGGAAAAGGAAGAAAGGggtgggttgcagggaagggggggtcggggaagatgaagattgttttttttctttttctttttttttttggttgcagGTTGGGCTCAGGCGGTGAAGAGAAGGAGGTGGGGGGAGGGGGGAAGACGaactggggttttttttttgtttttttaacttttctttaattattattattttaatatttaaatgattttttttagtttttaataattttttacttttttattttatagaaaGTGGGTCTTGCCTCAagccacgtcatcatttaacagaggaattgacagacaactgacggaaggtatgacattgcaacaaattcgaagataaggtatgacattaaaactttttaaagacgaggtatgaaactgttaatgactcaatagttgaggtagttttatgtaatttacccttttttaatCTATCCAAATTATAAACATGGacaatgaaattatgttttaagTAAAATCTATATAATACAAAATTGAGATGTGACGTGATATTACCGTCATACTACGCAATATAATCGGCCAATAACATAAAGGAATTTaactaaactaaactcaaacGAATTTCTTTCCTATTCTTTTGTAATAAAGTTCGATTGACACGAATATTTTTTTCATGTTGTTTTAGTTTAGATACAAAATTTAAAGAAGGTGTTAAAAAAATAAGGGATaatgtgtcactaataggaaataagcatgttaattgACACTTAATTAACAATTCATTCATCAACAACCTTAAtttacataatttaatttaaaatgttaatctctctaacattatccaAATTTAAAACAGAATCTAGCCGTTATTAGTTAACTACTTAACTTGTAGCTTTTATCATTTCTAGGGATGTAGGCAAATCATTGTGAATGCATGAATGAAACCTCCCTTATTTACTTTCATCATGAAATAACGATAGATTAACTTTAACAAGTCACGCACTTCACACACTTATCAAGCGGCCAGCCCAAACATCTTCCATGTgccaaaattttaaaacaaaaaagactATTTTGTTGgtcaaaacatgaaattaaaacttaaaaaaaaaaggatatggCAGGTGACAACAAcccaaaaaatggaaaaagtcAACCCAACGGAGTGAAGGATTGGCTGCAGCAACCAAGAATGTGCGCCAACGCCATACGCCTGCGCGCCCATTAGCTTTTGTCGGCAAACAGACAATGCAGAATTAAAATACGCACGAgctataaaaaaagaaattaaattaaatggagAAAATTATTATTCTAAAGTCAAATAGGGTTTACAATGCAATTTTGCCCAAAAACTTTGTATGTATTTGCATGTTTATTTCACCTCGTGCCACTTTAATGACCTGGTAACGTCCGTCAACCTTGAGCTATTCAATAACTTGGAAAAGTCTTAAccttcttcttccctctctctctctctctctctctctctctctctctcatatgtaCCGTGTTTTGACTTTCTCAATTTGAAAATCTCATTTTCCTCCCcacctgtatatatatataaacaaactCAACTCCTTTGTCATATATCCTCCTCACAACgttttcaaagttcaaaccaaTTCACAACTACATAAAAAACCTTCATATCAATCTTCACCTCTCACCTTTAATCAAACACTTTGTTGATCAACGAAAAGTATCCTTTGTCAGTTCTCAATTTTCGTCAGGTTTCTCGTTTCGATTTTGGATTTCTCGATCAAATGGACGAAGAAATTGATGTTCCCTCATTTTTTCTGTGCCCCATTTCTCTAGAAATCATGAAGGATCCCGTCACAATCTCGACCGGGATCACTTACGATCGAGAGAGCATAGAGAAATGGTTGTTCTCAAGCAAGAACAAGACTTGTCCCGTTACCAAACAAGTGGTTTCGGAGGATTCCGACTTAACTCCCAACCACACTCTTCGCCGGTTGCTCCAAGCTTGGTGCACAATGAACGCTTCTCACGGCATTGAAAGGATCCCAACTCCGAAGCCGCCCGTTAACAAATCTCAGATCGATAAGCTCCTCCGAGACGCCAAAAAGTCCCCAAACGGTCTGGCAAAATGCCTCAGTGAGCTTCGATCCATTTCATCCCAAAGCGAAGCCAACAAGAGAAGCATCGAAGCCGCTGGTGCAGGCGAGTTCCTTGCTTCAACGATAATCAACAACATCAAGAACGACAGAGAAAATGTCGAAAACGAAGAAGCTTTGAGCATTCTCTATAACCTAAATCTTAGTGAAGATGTTCTCAAAACTCTAATAGGCAAAGAGGGTGAGTTTGTCGAGGCCTTAATCAAACTCATGCAACGTGGGAGCGACGAGTCTCGGACGTACGCTGTGATGTTGTTGAGATCAATGTTCGAGGTTGCTGATTCGATGAGGATGACAAACGTAAAACCTGCATTCTTCGTCCAAGTTGTTCAGGTCTTAAATGATCAAATCTCACAACAGGCCTCAAAAGCCACATTGCAACTGTTGATCCAGTTCTGTCAATGGGGACGAAACAGAACCAAAGCCGTTGAATCCGGGGCGGTTATGGTCTTGATTGAGCTTCTTCTGGATACTTCTTCCGATAGGAGAACCTTGGAAATGACACTCTTGGTGCTTGACATGCTATGCAGCTGTGCGGAAGGCCGCGCAGAACTGCTTACCCACAGCGCAGGACTAGCCGTGGTGTCTAAGAAGATAATGAGGGTCTCGAAGGTGGCGAGCGAGAGGGCAGTGAAGATTTTGTTCTCCATTTGCAAGTTTTCCCCGACGTCGAATGTTttgcaggagatgatgcaattaGGTATTGTGGCGAAGCTATGCTTAGTTCTTCAAGTGGATAGTGGGAGCAAGACCAAGGAGAAGGCTAGAGAGATCTTAAAATTGCATGCAAGGACATGGAAGAATTCTACTTGTATACCAAGCAATTTGGTTTCTTCTTATCCAtcttgaaaaagaaagaattgtgactttctctatttttagtaattttccattttttgtgtACATAATTGATTTTTGGTTGGTTTTACAACACAGATATACAGATTAATGGGCATGGGTTACAGTTCCACAAATGTTTGATCGCATTCCTATGAATTTCTTATCTGGTTCTGCCTTTTTGGGAAATCAGAATACCATTAATTGCTCAATACATTTGGAACTTTTAGGAGATTACTATTTCTAGATCAAACTCttgttttagaaattttttatttaagtcGTTTTGGGAAGAGAAATCCAAAGATTATATTAAGCTTCCATACTTTTAGCAGTTCTGGGTCCGTTGTTCATTTCAAATTGATTGAGAGATGGTCCAGCACCGGAACCAACCGAAAATGAAAGGATTGAGTAAAATAAGGAAGTCCTATAGACTCGCTCAAAAAAGCCAGCCGGACAGAGAAAGCAGTCATATCTACTTGCAAGTGCATTACACAATTAATTAATTGCCCATCTTTGTGGACCATATTCTATAAACTCATAAtttaattctttatttatttttttagtgaTACCGTGTTCTCGGTGGACGTAGTTAAATTAGCTAAAATAGCATGCTCATCTCTTTGCGCTCACGTTTGAATTTAATCTCAAtaatttaatgtaaaatatctCATcgtttatataaaatatatatatatatatatatatatatatatatatatatatgtgtaatgAATTAACAATGGGATCACTTCTATTTtgttgtttccctttttttttcggGATAAGCTATAGCTCCGGATAACCTATAGCTATattctttgttgttttttattttttgttttttttttaaagaaaacggTAGAGTTTTATGAGAATATTTTTTCGAGTGATCAATTTTTCAGTCGGGAGGTAATTTGCACAAACAAGGTAAACGTTTTTTGGCCATAACACAAACAAACATAAATAATACCACATGTACAAACACCACCGGTACAAACTTCCTTCTTAATTAGCAAACAAAGTACAACCCATCTTGTGCTTGACTTCcaattataaaaagaaaaatattatatgtatatgtgatATATACTTTATAACGTGAATACTTGTAAACGTATAAGTTAAACCAACATACAATTAAGTTTGtacttgtgaaaaaaaaatccaacatataagtttattttttttccaaaggaTAAATTTATTATAATCGAATAGAAAGATCAATATCTTGTGCCAAGATATTAAACAAGAACTCCGGCCCAATACAGTCCTATACAAAAGACTTCCTCTCCTTAAACACAAACTTAGCCACCGAGCGAGCAACACTACTGCTCTCTCTAGGCATAAAGGCAAAAGTCACAGACCTCATACTTCACACCAGACCCTCAATGTCACCAAGTATGCATTCAAGACCATTATCATACTGCACCTCATTCCTTAACATCTGGATAATGACCCTTGCATCAGATTCAACAACCAGTGTATCAAAACCATGCATACTATAGAATTCCAACGCATCCCGAATAGCCATAGCTTCAGTCGCAGTAGCAGAGTGACTAAACAGCACACCCAGGCCTCCCGCAGCCTACAGTAGCCctgcaaaatcacaaacaaCCCAACCCACCCCTGCACGCATCGATTCCTTGCACCATGCAGCATCAGAGTTAACCTTTAAAGTCCCAAACATCGGCAGCTTCCATTGCACTCCCCTACGCACCGGTTCTATAGATGCCCGCCCCACCATTGGACACATCCCCATGCCTTCATGTGCCTTTGCATCCCTGAATTCAGCAATGTTCCGCTTCCATGCCTCCACCACCTCTAAGGGTTGTCGATGAACACCATTAAACACCACCTCAGTCCTATTTTTCCATAATCGCCATAACCCAAAGACAAACTCCTACATGATCTCCACTTCATTCTCCATACCCCTAACCCGGTTACAGAATTTCTCCCAACTTCCCAGGAAATCAGCACCTTCCAAATCAAAAGAATTCAGTTGAAGTGGagaacaaaaccaaaaaaaatgacTGAGCTCACACTGGAAATAAGTGGTTTTCCGACTCATAAACCTCGCCACACACCCCGCAGACATTATCCACCCTCATATGTCACCGCTGTAAGTTTTGACGAACCGCCAAAGCACTGTTGCAGCACCTCCatacaaaaaatttcattttattagGAACCGCCAGACACCAAATCCTATTCCACAATGTGATTATGTTTCGACACTCCGCTTGTTGCACCCCATCCCTTCCTCCCCAGGGCTCAATTCTCCATAAGACTCCATGCCACCCCATAACTAGATCTCACCATGTATACCCTATTAGATGTGTGGTACCACACCAGCTTATCTCGACATCCCGTTCTACTTATCAGAATACTAAAAATTGGCGCCACATCATCACGATTAAACCCTGCCAAGATTAAGTCTTTGTTCCAAGCCTTTAGGTCCATATCAATAAGTTCGCTCACCATTGTTGCTTGCATACTCTCTCGAGGCCGAACCATAAACATGGTAGGTTGGGGAAACCAAAGATCATCTCTAATGTTTATACTCGTACCATCTCCCACTCTTCATCTAATGTTGTTCTCTAGCACCTTACGTGTTTCAAAAATGCCTTTCCAGCCCCAAGACGTTCTTCGCCCACCACTTGCCTCCCTAAAATTCTTACCTGGAAAATACTGCTCTCTCAAAACACTGGCTAAGAGACACTTCGAATTTTGGTTAAACGCTACCTAATCTTTGCCAGAAAAGCCAGGTTGAAGCATTGTATATCTTTGAAAcctgttgatgcataaaaccggaggggtcttggaacaacataaatccgactgtgaatcttcaagaaagtaaagaacacaagatgtatcgtggttcaccccaatgtttgggctacatccacactgatgttgatattgtttcactctgaatggtgaatatacaagaaggctagaggcagtgtgctctctagcctattttctgtgtttaccctctctgagatgttttctctcttcccatggcctaaaccttgacctctcctaatgaggagagtgaggagtccttttatagaataagggctcctcacttattacatatttgcgcattcatttattacataattacatttgagtccctcgagtatttatacgaggtctaaatacgaaaagcctattttttttttttggcatgctgctttttttctttatttatgattaccctctggtggggttatacagatgtctccaaaaaataagaaaagtaaatcacatcattcaaaaaaacTGTTGGGACTTGGCAACAGCGAGATTTCTCCCTTCACATCAACCTCAGCGGTCCAGCTATTGGAGGAAACCTTCACGTGGAGGCAGGCTTGGTTAGCAGGCATGGTCTCTTATACTTTGAAAGTACAATCATGGGAGCCTATATATATGGCACCATTTCCACCCTATTTTACACAAGTTACTCTCTGCatcttgagttttttttttctttttcctttgtgaGAGTGGTTGAcaccaaaagcaaaagtaaaggcatcttatatttcttttgaatttggtggTCTTGTAGCTTTTGATAAAGCTTCCTACACTCAACacaagtctttttctttttctgctgcaTTGCAGGTTTACAGCATGGGTGAGTAGCGCAAACCCTAGTAAAAGGTCAGTGTACTCCAGCTGTAAAAGGTCAGTATACTTATCCAAGTGCTTTTCTCCTTCCTCTTTTTCCTTTATTCCCGTCAAGCAAAAAACTTGGATTCGTGTTGCAGGAACACCGGCCAAAGCCGTAATCGGCGATCTCCAACTAGGTTTAACTGTCTCCCGATCGGCTTCTCCACTTGCAGTGTGGCCGACCCGCAACCATTCCGCCGCTTTTTCAGCTCCTATTTCTGCCTCATCTTCTGTAATTTTTTGCTGAAAACTGAAGCTACTGACCAGAAGCTGCCCGCAATCTCCTTCAGGTCTCGATTCTTCGTCTTCGTCTAAGGTGAAGATCAGGGTGGTGCGCGACTTGACGGTCGTTGTTGCTTTGAGGAAAGCTTCCTTGATGGAGTCTGGCGAGAGGGCGTAGTCTTCGAGGCTGGCGTCTTCGAGACGCGGAGGGAGGATATAATAGGCAATGACGGTTCCAGCGGAGTTCCCAGCAACCAACTTGATCTGCATATCAATCCTTCAAAATAAGTACTCATTTTTGGACTTGAAACCAGACCCTGAAGCTTGGTCAAGGTTGAGCGTAAgaagttgtcctccattgagtATCTTGGCACTTCCAGCGCCAAATATAATCTCAAAGTCTTGGTAGAAATTACCAGCTGAGGCAGCCATGACCAT
Proteins encoded in this region:
- the LOC126591796 gene encoding E3 ubiquitin-protein ligase PUB23-like, with the protein product MDEEIDVPSFFLCPISLEIMKDPVTISTGITYDRESIEKWLFSSKNKTCPVTKQVVSEDSDLTPNHTLRRLLQAWCTMNASHGIERIPTPKPPVNKSQIDKLLRDAKKSPNGLAKCLSELRSISSQSEANKRSIEAAGAGEFLASTIINNIKNDRENVENEEALSILYNLNLSEDVLKTLIGKEGEFVEALIKLMQRGSDESRTYAVMLLRSMFEVADSMRMTNVKPAFFVQVVQVLNDQISQQASKATLQLLIQFCQWGRNRTKAVESGAVMVLIELLLDTSSDRRTLEMTLLVLDMLCSCAEGRAELLTHSAGLAVVSKKIMRVSKVASERAVKILFSICKFSPTSNVLQEMMQLGIVAKLCLVLQVDSGSKTKEKAREILKLHARTWKNSTCIPSNLVSSYPS